Proteins encoded within one genomic window of Humulus lupulus chromosome 1, drHumLupu1.1, whole genome shotgun sequence:
- the LOC133806069 gene encoding 14-3-3 protein 1 isoform X1, whose protein sequence is MASAVPDNLTKEQYVYLAKLAEQAERYEEMVKFMEKLVVGSTAPGGTELTVEERNLLSVAYKNVIGSLRAAWRIVSSIEQKEESRKNDELVPLVKDYRSKVESELSVVCAGILGLLDSHLVPSASTGESKVFYLKMKGDYHRYLAEFKVGDERKSAAEETMGAYKAAQDIATAELSPTHPIRLGLALNFSVFYYEILNSSDKACAMAKQAFEDAIAELDTLGEESYKDSTLIMQLLRDNLTLWTSDMQEQIDEV, encoded by the exons ATGGCGTCCGCTGTGCCGGATAACCTTACCAAGGAGCAGTACGTATACTTGGCGAAGCTCGCGGAGCAAGCCGAGCGATATGAGGAGATGGTTAAGTTCATGGAGAAACTTGTGGTTGGGTCCACTGCTCCAGGAGGCACTGAACTCACTGTGGAGGAGCGGAACCTTCTCTCTGTGGCCTACAAGAACGTGATCGGATCGCTTCGAGCTGCCTGGCGAATTGTCTCATCGATTGAGCAGAAGGAGGAAAGCCGCAAGAACGATGAGCTCGTGCCTCTCGTCAAGGATTACAGATCCAAGGTTGAGTCCGAGCTCTCTGTCGTCTGCGCTGGGATCCTTGGGCTGTTGGACTCGCACCTCGTGCCGTCGGCTTCCACCGGTGAGTCCAAGGTTTTTTACTTGAAGATGAAGGGCGATTACCATCGGTACCTGGCTGAGTTCAAGGTCGGGGACGAGAGAAAATCAGCCGCGGAGGAGACCATGGGAGCTTACAAGGCTGCTCAG GATATTGCAACTGCTGAACTGAGTCCAACGCATCCAATAAGGCTGGGTTTGGCACTGAACTTCTCCGTGTTCTATTACGAGATCCTCAATTCATCAGACAAAGCTTGTGCCATGGCAAAGCAG GCTTTTGAGGATGCTATTGCTGAACTGGATACACTGGGTGAGGAATCCTACAAGGACAGCACACTGATCATGCAACTATTGAGGGACAACCTCACTCTCTGGACTTCTGATATGCAG GAGCAGATAGATGAGGTTTGA
- the LOC133806069 gene encoding 14-3-3 protein 1 isoform X2: MASAVPDNLTKEQYVYLAKLAEQAERYEEMVKFMEKLVVGSTAPGGTELTVEERNLLSVAYKNVIGSLRAAWRIVSSIEQKEESRKNDELVPLVKDYRSKVESELSVVCAGILGLLDSHLVPSASTGESKVFYLKMKGDYHRYLAEFKVGDERKSAAEETMGAYKAAQDIATAELSPTHPIRLGLALNFSVFYYEILNSSDKACAMAKQAFEDAIAELDTLGEESYKDSTLIMQLLRDNLTLWTSDMQIDEV; encoded by the exons ATGGCGTCCGCTGTGCCGGATAACCTTACCAAGGAGCAGTACGTATACTTGGCGAAGCTCGCGGAGCAAGCCGAGCGATATGAGGAGATGGTTAAGTTCATGGAGAAACTTGTGGTTGGGTCCACTGCTCCAGGAGGCACTGAACTCACTGTGGAGGAGCGGAACCTTCTCTCTGTGGCCTACAAGAACGTGATCGGATCGCTTCGAGCTGCCTGGCGAATTGTCTCATCGATTGAGCAGAAGGAGGAAAGCCGCAAGAACGATGAGCTCGTGCCTCTCGTCAAGGATTACAGATCCAAGGTTGAGTCCGAGCTCTCTGTCGTCTGCGCTGGGATCCTTGGGCTGTTGGACTCGCACCTCGTGCCGTCGGCTTCCACCGGTGAGTCCAAGGTTTTTTACTTGAAGATGAAGGGCGATTACCATCGGTACCTGGCTGAGTTCAAGGTCGGGGACGAGAGAAAATCAGCCGCGGAGGAGACCATGGGAGCTTACAAGGCTGCTCAG GATATTGCAACTGCTGAACTGAGTCCAACGCATCCAATAAGGCTGGGTTTGGCACTGAACTTCTCCGTGTTCTATTACGAGATCCTCAATTCATCAGACAAAGCTTGTGCCATGGCAAAGCAG GCTTTTGAGGATGCTATTGCTGAACTGGATACACTGGGTGAGGAATCCTACAAGGACAGCACACTGATCATGCAACTATTGAGGGACAACCTCACTCTCTGGACTTCTGATATGCAG ATAGATGAGGTTTGA